Proteins from a genomic interval of Paenibacillus sp. FSL H8-0048:
- the disA gene encoding DNA integrity scanning diadenylate cyclase DisA, giving the protein MKEYNPSDNMNDLLRMAAPGTPFREGLENVLRAKTGALIVVGYSPEVMEVVDGGFSINCDFSPNYLYELAKMDGAIILSEDLKRILYANTQLIPDSSISSIETGIRHRTAERVAKQTGKLVVSISQRRNIITLYQGSIRYALKEIGAILAKANQAIQTLEKYKAVLTQGLTNLSASEYEGIVTVAEVVGVIQRVEMVLRIKMEIKRYINELGNEGRLISMQMEELVGNTEEEAWLLYRDYAREEQEEKIREIIAGLKRSSDDELMDDNHIARLLGYSSTAISSEEAVTPRGYRLLNKIPRLPNVIIHNLVERFEMLPNLMTASIAELDEVDGIGEVRARNIQDGLKRLQKQVLIDRQM; this is encoded by the coding sequence ATGAAAGAATATAATCCATCAGATAATATGAATGATCTGCTTAGAATGGCTGCACCCGGAACACCCTTCCGGGAAGGGCTGGAGAATGTGCTTCGCGCGAAGACCGGAGCACTGATTGTTGTCGGATATAGTCCGGAGGTTATGGAGGTTGTCGATGGCGGCTTCTCCATTAACTGCGATTTTTCGCCAAACTATTTATACGAGCTGGCCAAAATGGATGGAGCGATTATTCTAAGCGAGGATCTGAAGCGGATTCTGTACGCCAATACGCAGCTGATTCCCGATTCCTCCATCTCTTCGATCGAGACAGGAATCCGGCACCGGACGGCTGAACGTGTAGCGAAGCAGACCGGCAAGCTCGTCGTTTCCATTTCCCAGCGCCGGAATATTATTACCCTGTATCAGGGTTCCATCCGTTACGCGCTCAAGGAAATTGGCGCCATTCTGGCCAAGGCCAACCAGGCGATTCAGACTCTGGAGAAGTACAAAGCCGTTCTGACCCAAGGGCTGACCAACCTGTCCGCTTCCGAATACGAAGGGATTGTGACTGTGGCCGAGGTCGTCGGTGTAATCCAGCGCGTGGAGATGGTGCTGAGAATCAAAATGGAAATTAAGCGTTACATCAACGAGCTTGGCAATGAAGGCCGGCTGATCAGTATGCAGATGGAAGAATTGGTTGGAAATACAGAGGAAGAAGCATGGTTGCTGTACAGAGACTATGCCAGAGAAGAGCAGGAGGAGAAGATCCGTGAGATCATTGCCGGGCTGAAGCGCAGCAGCGATGATGAACTGATGGATGACAACCACATTGCCCGCCTGCTGGGCTATTCCTCAACAGCCATTTCCTCCGAAGAAGCTGTGACTCCGCGCGGTTACCGCCTGCTGAACAAGATCCCAAGGCTGCCGAATGTAATCATCCACAACTTGGTGGAACGCTTCGAAATGCTGCCTAACCTGATGACGGCAAGCATAGCTGAGCTTGATGAAGTAGACGGCATTGGCGAGGTTCGGGCACGTAATATTCAGGACGGGCTGAAGCGGCTCCAGAAACAAGTTCTTATTGACAGACAAATGTAA
- the pssA gene encoding CDP-diacylglycerol--serine O-phosphatidyltransferase — protein sequence MIQKSIPSLFTIGNLMLGMFGIMMAFDGKLSMAAIMVIIAMLLDGLDGRMARALKCESEFGKELDSLSDVVSFGVAPALIMYLTSLQELNPALGWTVTAIFPVFGALRLARFNVRPGIPGYFVGLPIPAAGGVLATLALFHKDVSAPFMIVATLLLSYLMVSTVKYPNFKKIGFPKKAVIGAPVVIVIAVAVAVVFPEQIAKLIFGLLALYALYGFRQSLGLFKVRRQRRRRRRAEDKVYHSKNG from the coding sequence ATGATACAAAAATCAATTCCAAGTCTTTTTACGATAGGTAATCTGATGCTTGGAATGTTTGGTATCATGATGGCGTTTGACGGTAAGCTGAGCATGGCCGCTATCATGGTGATTATCGCGATGCTGCTCGATGGGCTGGATGGCCGTATGGCCCGTGCGCTGAAATGCGAGAGTGAATTCGGCAAGGAGCTGGATTCTTTATCCGATGTCGTTTCGTTCGGAGTCGCACCGGCGCTGATTATGTATTTAACAAGTCTGCAGGAGCTGAATCCTGCACTGGGGTGGACGGTCACAGCGATCTTCCCTGTATTCGGAGCCTTGCGTCTGGCCCGGTTCAATGTCCGTCCGGGGATTCCCGGATATTTCGTAGGATTGCCGATTCCTGCTGCAGGCGGGGTTCTGGCCACGCTTGCACTTTTCCATAAGGATGTATCTGCACCATTCATGATTGTCGCTACCCTGCTGCTGTCGTATCTGATGGTCAGCACAGTGAAGTATCCCAATTTCAAGAAGATCGGTTTTCCCAAAAAAGCAGTTATTGGCGCACCTGTAGTTATCGTGATCGCTGTAGCTGTTGCGGTGGTCTTCCCTGAACAGATTGCCAAGCTGATCTTTGGACTGCTGGCGCTGTATGCTTTGTATGGCTTTAGACAGAGCTTAGGACTATTTAAGGTACGGCGGCAACGCCGCCGCAGAAGACGCGCGGAAGATAAGGTATATCATTCCAAGAATGGTTAG
- the ispD gene encoding 2-C-methyl-D-erythritol 4-phosphate cytidylyltransferase, whose translation MSNSVGVVIVAAGRGTRMGTAESKQYLLLQGKPIIVHTLEVFQRNKLISEIVLVTGEEDVQRCKQWVQAFKLDKVVAVIPGGTERQHSVRRGLEELKTHWVMVHDGVRPFVQDSEIEACYERAQSAGASVLAVPVKDTIKQVDSEGKVLSTPDRRSLWAIQTPQTFRLSDLLSAYEQAERDGFLGTDDSSLAERSGITVSVVEGSYMNIKITTPEDLDFAEFTVRSRGEEHR comes from the coding sequence ATGTCAAACAGTGTTGGCGTCGTTATCGTAGCGGCAGGCAGAGGAACCCGGATGGGAACGGCAGAGAGTAAGCAATATTTGCTGCTGCAGGGCAAGCCGATTATTGTGCATACCCTGGAGGTGTTCCAGCGGAATAAGCTGATCTCCGAGATTGTGCTTGTCACCGGGGAAGAGGATGTGCAGCGCTGTAAGCAATGGGTACAAGCCTTCAAGCTGGACAAGGTGGTTGCGGTCATTCCCGGGGGGACGGAGCGCCAGCATTCGGTTCGCCGCGGACTGGAGGAACTTAAGACCCATTGGGTCATGGTTCATGACGGGGTACGGCCATTCGTGCAGGACAGCGAGATAGAGGCTTGCTACGAGCGGGCGCAGTCCGCCGGAGCGTCGGTGCTTGCAGTACCGGTTAAGGATACGATTAAGCAGGTAGACAGTGAAGGCAAGGTGCTGTCAACGCCGGACCGGCGAAGTCTGTGGGCGATTCAGACCCCGCAGACTTTTCGTTTGTCCGATCTGCTGTCGGCCTATGAGCAGGCAGAGCGGGACGGTTTTCTCGGAACCGATGATTCCAGTCTGGCGGAACGCAGCGGGATTACCGTGTCAGTTGTAGAAGGAAGCTATATGAATATTAAGATCACGACGCCGGAGGACCTGGATTTCGCTGAATTCACAGTAAGAAGCAGGGGAGAGGAACACAGATGA
- a CDS encoding UvrB/UvrC motif-containing protein gives MLCQECGVKPATLHFTKIVNGEKTEFHICESCAREKGELIPGTAGGFSIHSLLSGLLDLEGSGKGKSAAAQSVQGLHCENCGMTYSQFSKLGRFGCSSCYKYFDSTLDPLFRRVHGSTAHVGKLPKRAGAQIMCKRQIDELKQELQQSIVQEEFETAAELRDRIRKLEKEMP, from the coding sequence ATGCTATGCCAGGAATGCGGCGTCAAACCGGCTACACTCCACTTCACGAAGATCGTGAACGGGGAGAAGACGGAATTTCATATTTGCGAAAGCTGTGCGCGGGAGAAGGGTGAACTGATTCCCGGAACTGCGGGCGGTTTCTCTATCCACAGCTTGCTTTCCGGTCTCCTGGATCTGGAGGGCTCGGGCAAGGGCAAATCAGCAGCAGCACAAAGTGTGCAGGGTCTGCATTGTGAAAACTGCGGCATGACCTATTCACAGTTCAGCAAGCTGGGACGGTTCGGCTGCAGCTCCTGCTATAAGTATTTCGACAGTACGCTTGACCCGCTCTTCAGACGGGTGCATGGCAGTACAGCACATGTCGGCAAGCTTCCTAAGCGGGCTGGAGCACAGATTATGTGCAAGCGCCAGATTGATGAGCTGAAGCAGGAATTACAGCAGAGTATTGTGCAGGAGGAATTCGAGACCGCAGCTGAGCTGAGGGACAGAATCCGCAAGCTTGAAAAAGAAATGCCATAA
- the radA gene encoding DNA repair protein RadA: MAKPKTKFFCTECGYESPKWFGKCPGCQEWNSMVEETESVVKTQGMNAPIFQSKEKAQSIINIESDKEPRILTGIGELNRVLGGGIVPGSLVLVGGDPGIGKSTLLLQTSHALTTQGLRVLYISGEESVRQTKLRADRLGALSAELYVLCETNMESIEEAIEQIQPQFLVIDSIQTVFMPEVTSAPGSVAQVRECTTRFMRIAKIRGIATVLVGHVTKEGAIAGPRMLEHMVDCVLYFEGERHHTYRLLRAVKNRFGSTNEIGIFEMGEIGLTEVENPSELFLSERPLGVAGSAVVASMEGTRPVLVELQALVASTHFPSPRRMCTGMDHQRMALIIAVLEKRMGMFLQNQDAYLNVAGGVKLDEPAVDLAVAISIASSFRDFPTKPYDVFFGEVGLTGEVRGVSRAEMRVKEAAKLGFRRVIMPEKSLKGWKHPQDIQIIGVSTVAQALAVALD, translated from the coding sequence ATGGCTAAACCTAAAACAAAATTTTTCTGTACCGAATGCGGCTATGAATCACCGAAATGGTTCGGGAAGTGCCCGGGGTGCCAGGAATGGAACTCGATGGTAGAGGAAACGGAAAGCGTCGTCAAAACACAAGGCATGAATGCACCTATTTTTCAGAGTAAAGAAAAGGCGCAATCGATCATAAATATAGAAAGTGACAAGGAGCCGCGTATTCTGACGGGCATCGGCGAACTTAACCGCGTGCTTGGCGGCGGGATCGTACCCGGCTCGCTGGTACTGGTTGGAGGCGACCCCGGAATCGGGAAATCGACCCTGCTGCTGCAGACCTCGCATGCCTTGACTACACAAGGGCTGCGCGTGCTGTATATCTCGGGGGAAGAATCTGTGCGGCAGACCAAGCTGCGGGCCGACCGCCTCGGAGCGCTGTCTGCGGAATTGTATGTTCTGTGCGAGACCAACATGGAGAGCATTGAGGAAGCCATTGAGCAGATTCAGCCTCAATTTCTGGTCATTGACTCGATTCAGACTGTATTTATGCCGGAAGTAACCAGTGCGCCGGGCAGTGTAGCACAGGTGCGGGAATGTACAACAAGATTCATGCGGATTGCTAAGATCCGGGGAATTGCTACGGTGCTTGTAGGGCATGTAACCAAGGAAGGTGCGATTGCCGGCCCGCGTATGCTGGAGCATATGGTGGATTGTGTCCTTTATTTTGAAGGGGAACGCCATCATACCTACCGTCTGCTGCGGGCAGTGAAGAACCGCTTCGGCTCCACCAACGAGATCGGGATCTTTGAAATGGGAGAAATCGGGCTGACTGAGGTGGAGAACCCGTCGGAGCTGTTCTTGTCCGAGCGCCCGCTTGGAGTGGCCGGGTCAGCGGTGGTCGCCAGCATGGAGGGTACAAGACCGGTTCTTGTTGAATTGCAGGCGCTGGTTGCTTCGACACATTTCCCTTCGCCCCGCAGAATGTGCACAGGTATGGATCATCAACGGATGGCGCTGATCATTGCTGTACTGGAGAAGCGGATGGGCATGTTCCTGCAGAATCAGGACGCTTACCTCAACGTTGCGGGAGGGGTGAAGCTGGATGAGCCGGCGGTGGATTTGGCTGTCGCCATCAGCATTGCCTCCAGCTTCCGTGATTTTCCGACCAAGCCGTATGATGTGTTTTTCGGGGAGGTAGGGCTTACCGGTGAGGTGAGAGGGGTATCACGCGCAGAGATGCGGGTGAAAGAGGCGGCCAAGCTTGGCTTCCGGCGGGTCATTATGCCCGAGAAGAGTCTGAAGGGCTGGAAGCATCCGCAGGATATTCAGATTATAGGCGTCAGCACAGTAGCACAGGCACTAGCGGTCGCGTTAGATTAG
- the clpC gene encoding ATP-dependent protease ATP-binding subunit ClpC, which yields MMFGRFTERAQKVLALAQEEAVRLGHNNIGTEHILLGLIREGDGIAAKALIGLGLGLEKIQDEVETLIGRGQEQPTNIAYTPRAKKVIELSMDEARKLGHTYVGTEHILLGLIREGEGVAARVLNNLGISLNKARQQVLQLLGSSEATSSHSGAPANVSTPTLDGLARDLTAYAKDGNLDPVIGRSKEIERVIQVLSRRTKNNPVLIGEPGVGKTAIAEGLAQKIINNEIPETLRDKRVMTLDMGSVVAGTKYRGEFEDRLKKIMDEIRQAGNIVLFIDELHTLIGAGGAEGAIDASNILKPALARGELQCIGATTLDEYRKYIEKDAALERRFQPITVDQPSPAEAVQILFGLRDRYEAHHRVKITDEAIVEAVKLSDRYIPDRFLPDKAIDLIDEAGSKVRLNSYTIPPNLKELEMRLDDIRKEKDSAVQSQEFEKAAALRDTEQKIREELDTTKNQWKEKQGRTDSQVTPEDIAQVVASWTGIPVSKLKEEETDRLLNMEALLHERVIGQDEAVKAVSRALRRARAGLKDPKRPMGSFIFLGPTGVGKTELARALAEAMFGDENAVIRIDMSEYMEKHSTSRLVGAPPGYVGYEEGGQLTEKVRRKPYSVVLLDEIEKAHPEVFNILLQVLEDGRLTDSKGRVVDFRNTLIILTSNVGAQAIKKNSTLGFTAVQDAGADYTNMKGKVMEELKKSFRPEFLNRIDEIIVFHSLEEKHIAEIVTLMSDELRKRLREYDVDFLLTDGAKAFLAKEGYDPAFGARPLRRAIQKHIEDRLSEELLKGNIKKGDSLNIDEVNGELVVTTVEAPAEVSLEKTVETE from the coding sequence ATGATGTTTGGAAGATTTACGGAACGCGCACAAAAGGTGCTGGCGCTGGCGCAGGAAGAAGCCGTACGTTTGGGACACAACAACATTGGGACAGAGCATATTTTACTCGGACTGATTCGTGAAGGAGACGGCATTGCCGCTAAGGCATTGATCGGACTTGGTCTGGGTCTGGAGAAGATACAGGATGAAGTGGAAACGCTGATTGGCAGAGGTCAGGAACAACCGACCAACATCGCTTATACTCCTCGTGCCAAGAAGGTAATCGAGCTGTCCATGGACGAAGCCCGCAAGCTGGGTCACACGTATGTGGGAACAGAGCATATCCTGCTCGGTCTGATCCGTGAGGGAGAAGGCGTAGCAGCCCGTGTGCTAAACAATCTCGGCATTAGTCTGAACAAGGCCCGCCAGCAGGTATTGCAGCTCCTTGGCAGCAGTGAAGCCACCTCCAGCCACAGCGGAGCTCCGGCTAACGTCAGCACGCCAACATTGGACGGTCTGGCCCGTGATCTGACGGCTTATGCCAAGGATGGTAACCTCGATCCTGTGATTGGCCGCAGCAAGGAAATTGAACGTGTTATTCAGGTGCTCAGCCGCCGGACCAAGAATAATCCGGTACTGATCGGTGAGCCCGGGGTTGGTAAAACGGCGATTGCCGAAGGTCTGGCCCAAAAGATCATCAACAATGAAATTCCGGAGACACTGCGCGACAAACGTGTCATGACCCTTGATATGGGTTCTGTAGTGGCCGGTACGAAATATCGCGGTGAGTTCGAAGACCGCCTCAAAAAAATCATGGATGAGATTCGCCAAGCAGGCAATATCGTGCTCTTCATCGATGAATTGCATACGCTGATCGGAGCGGGGGGGGCGGAAGGCGCAATTGATGCCTCCAACATCCTGAAGCCTGCCCTGGCCCGTGGTGAGCTGCAGTGCATCGGTGCTACAACGCTTGATGAATACCGCAAATATATTGAGAAGGACGCTGCCCTGGAACGCCGCTTCCAACCGATCACGGTGGATCAGCCTTCGCCTGCAGAAGCTGTTCAGATCCTGTTCGGCCTGCGTGACCGCTATGAAGCCCATCACCGGGTGAAAATTACGGATGAAGCCATTGTGGAAGCTGTCAAGCTGTCGGACCGCTATATTCCAGACCGGTTCCTGCCGGACAAGGCGATTGACCTGATTGATGAAGCAGGCTCCAAGGTAAGACTGAATTCTTACACGATTCCGCCGAATCTGAAGGAACTCGAAATGCGTCTGGATGACATCCGCAAGGAGAAGGATTCCGCAGTACAGAGCCAGGAGTTCGAGAAGGCTGCTGCACTGCGCGATACCGAGCAGAAGATTCGTGAAGAGCTGGATACTACGAAGAATCAGTGGAAAGAAAAGCAGGGCCGCACCGATTCCCAGGTTACACCTGAGGATATCGCGCAGGTGGTTGCCAGCTGGACCGGCATTCCGGTCAGTAAGCTGAAGGAAGAGGAAACGGACCGTCTGCTGAATATGGAAGCTCTGCTGCATGAACGTGTTATCGGCCAGGATGAGGCCGTTAAGGCGGTAAGCCGGGCACTCCGCCGGGCGCGTGCGGGGCTGAAGGACCCGAAACGTCCGATGGGCTCCTTCATCTTCCTCGGACCTACCGGGGTTGGTAAAACCGAGCTGGCGCGGGCGCTTGCCGAAGCAATGTTCGGCGACGAGAATGCGGTCATCCGCATCGACATGTCGGAGTACATGGAGAAGCATTCTACCTCCCGTCTGGTCGGAGCGCCTCCGGGGTATGTCGGGTATGAAGAAGGCGGACAATTGACAGAGAAGGTGCGCCGCAAGCCGTACTCGGTTGTCCTGCTGGATGAGATCGAGAAAGCCCACCCTGAAGTATTCAATATTCTGCTGCAGGTGCTGGAAGACGGCCGTCTGACCGATTCCAAAGGCCGCGTGGTCGATTTCCGCAATACCCTGATCATCCTGACCTCGAACGTCGGGGCACAGGCAATCAAGAAGAATTCGACGCTTGGCTTCACGGCCGTTCAAGATGCAGGCGCCGATTACACCAATATGAAGGGCAAGGTTATGGAAGAGCTGAAGAAGAGCTTCCGGCCTGAGTTCCTGAACCGGATCGATGAGATCATCGTCTTCCACTCTTTGGAGGAGAAGCATATCGCAGAGATCGTTACCTTGATGTCCGACGAGCTGCGCAAGCGTCTGCGTGAGTATGATGTAGACTTCCTGCTTACCGACGGGGCCAAAGCGTTCCTGGCCAAAGAGGGTTATGATCCGGCCTTTGGTGCCCGTCCGCTCCGCCGGGCGATTCAGAAGCATATCGAAGACCGCCTCTCCGAAGAGCTGCTCAAAGGCAACATCAAGAAAGGGGATTCCCTTAACATTGATGAGGTGAACGGCGAACTGGTCGTAACCACCGTTGAAGCACCGGCCGAAGTCTCCCTGGAGAAAACAGTCGAAACTGAATAA
- a CDS encoding protein arginine kinase — translation MSSLRYTEQALSEWMRCGGSHSEIVISSRMRIARNLEHLPFPLLASTEQSEEVLEQLAPVFQGDASADFGSFELLRLDELGELDKKVLVEKHLISPNLADDSKGGAVILNEDESVSIMINEEDHLRIQCLFPGLQVREAWVRATAIDDIFEAAVNYAFDDRRGYLTSCPTNVGTGLRASVMVHLPALVMTHQINRILSAVNQVGLTVRGIYGEGSEAVGNIFQISNQITLGQTEGEIIENLHSVVTQIIEHERNARERLLADSALRITDRIKRSYGILAYAAVMELKESAQRLSDLRLGVDLGILEGPSISVLNELNVKTQPGFLQKLFGDELSPTERDMYRAKLLRETLGSQH, via the coding sequence ATGTCAAGTCTCCGGTATACCGAACAAGCACTTAGTGAATGGATGCGCTGCGGCGGCAGTCATTCGGAGATTGTCATCAGCAGCCGTATGCGTATCGCCCGTAATCTGGAGCATCTTCCGTTCCCGCTGCTCGCTTCAACAGAGCAGTCGGAGGAGGTGCTGGAGCAGCTTGCCCCTGTATTTCAGGGCGATGCCTCTGCAGATTTCGGCAGCTTTGAACTGCTGAGGCTGGATGAGCTGGGTGAGTTGGACAAAAAAGTGCTGGTGGAAAAGCACCTTATCAGTCCTAATCTGGCGGATGATTCCAAAGGCGGGGCAGTCATTCTTAATGAGGACGAGTCGGTCAGCATTATGATTAATGAGGAGGATCATCTCCGTATTCAATGTCTGTTCCCTGGACTGCAGGTCAGAGAAGCATGGGTGAGGGCGACTGCCATCGATGATATTTTCGAGGCTGCTGTCAATTACGCCTTCGATGACCGCAGAGGATACTTAACAAGCTGTCCCACCAATGTGGGAACAGGGCTAAGAGCATCGGTTATGGTCCATCTGCCGGCCTTGGTGATGACTCATCAGATCAACCGCATTTTATCTGCAGTTAATCAGGTGGGGCTTACCGTTAGAGGAATTTATGGTGAAGGCAGCGAAGCAGTAGGGAATATCTTTCAGATTTCGAACCAGATTACGCTGGGACAGACCGAAGGTGAGATTATTGAGAATCTTCACAGTGTAGTCACCCAGATTATAGAGCATGAGCGAAATGCGCGTGAACGCCTGCTGGCGGATTCCGCATTGCGGATTACGGACCGTATCAAGCGCTCCTACGGAATTCTGGCCTATGCTGCTGTGATGGAACTGAAAGAATCGGCACAGCGGCTCTCCGATCTGCGGCTTGGTGTAGATCTGGGGATTCTGGAAGGGCCTTCGATTTCAGTGCTCAATGAGCTGAATGTCAAGACTCAGCCGGGCTTTCTGCAGAAGCTGTTCGGTGACGAGCTGTCGCCTACTGAACGCGATATGTACCGGGCGAAGCTGCTCCGGGAGACACTGGGATCACAACATTAA
- a CDS encoding PIN/TRAM domain-containing protein translates to MWKKFVLILAGLCGAWSGYSLYHAAERGFPAGLGKLENSLPMEGSILFAVLGAIIFLIAGTLCAEWASSKLREMVAYCSRIPMNELAAGAAGLTGGLLLSLLLYPAMSWLGKAGELLQVAATLTLGYMGLRIGLEKKEELASLWNTGRWARAAEPEERGTQEHKILDTSVIIDGRIADICKTGFIEGTIVIPEFVLEELQHIADSSDLLKRNRGRRGLDILNKIQKELDVKVLIYEGDFEEISEVDSKLVKLAKVLHGKVVTNDFNLNKVCELQGVSVLNINDLANAVKPVVLPGEEIIVQVIKDGKEHGQGVAYLDDGTMIVVEGGRDYIGTTMEVLVTSVLQTSAGRMIFAKPKLLEKAQ, encoded by the coding sequence ATGTGGAAAAAGTTTGTTTTGATACTTGCCGGGTTATGTGGAGCCTGGTCCGGTTATTCGCTATATCACGCGGCAGAAAGAGGATTCCCGGCAGGCCTTGGGAAACTGGAGAATAGCTTGCCTATGGAAGGAAGCATTTTGTTTGCGGTGCTGGGTGCCATTATTTTTCTGATTGCGGGGACTTTATGCGCGGAATGGGCAAGTTCAAAGCTGCGGGAGATGGTTGCGTATTGCTCGCGTATCCCGATGAATGAGCTTGCTGCAGGCGCAGCAGGGCTTACGGGAGGTCTGCTGCTGTCTCTGCTGCTGTATCCCGCTATGTCCTGGCTGGGCAAAGCAGGGGAGCTGCTGCAGGTAGCTGCTACGCTTACTCTGGGTTATATGGGCCTGCGGATCGGGCTGGAAAAGAAGGAGGAGCTGGCTTCGCTCTGGAACACCGGACGCTGGGCACGTGCTGCTGAACCTGAGGAGCGTGGAACTCAGGAGCATAAAATCCTTGATACCAGTGTGATTATTGACGGGCGGATTGCTGACATCTGTAAAACGGGCTTCATCGAAGGGACGATTGTTATTCCTGAGTTCGTACTGGAGGAGCTGCAGCACATTGCGGATTCATCGGATCTGCTGAAGCGTAACCGCGGGCGCAGAGGGCTCGATATTCTAAATAAGATTCAGAAAGAGCTGGACGTCAAGGTGCTAATCTATGAAGGGGATTTCGAGGAGATCTCGGAAGTGGACAGCAAGCTGGTCAAGCTGGCGAAAGTACTGCACGGCAAGGTCGTTACCAACGACTTCAACCTTAACAAGGTGTGTGAGCTGCAGGGTGTGTCGGTGCTGAACATTAATGACCTGGCAAATGCAGTGAAGCCGGTGGTTCTGCCGGGCGAAGAGATCATTGTTCAGGTGATTAAGGACGGCAAAGAACATGGACAAGGCGTAGCTTATCTGGACGATGGCACGATGATTGTGGTGGAGGGCGGCCGGGATTATATCGGCACTACGATGGAGGTTCTGGTGACGAGCGTGCTGCAGACATCGGCAGGACGGATGATTTTTGCCAAACCGAAGCTTCTGGAAAAAGCACAATAA
- the ispF gene encoding 2-C-methyl-D-erythritol 2,4-cyclodiphosphate synthase — translation MIAVGQGFDVHQLVEGRPCIIGGVSIPYEKGLLGHSDADVLLHAVSDAILGALGLGDIGRHFPDTDPAFKDADSLKLLEQVWALARERGYRLGNIDSTIIAQKPKMAPYIPQMTEIIARTLGADAAKVNVKATTTEQLGFAGRGEGIAAQSIVCLLQE, via the coding sequence ATGATTGCTGTAGGACAAGGATTTGATGTACACCAGCTGGTCGAGGGAAGGCCGTGTATTATCGGCGGAGTTAGTATTCCTTATGAAAAGGGGCTGCTGGGGCATTCCGATGCGGATGTGCTGCTGCATGCTGTAAGCGACGCTATACTGGGAGCGCTGGGCCTTGGGGATATCGGCAGACATTTTCCGGATACAGACCCGGCCTTCAAGGATGCTGACAGCCTGAAGCTGCTGGAGCAGGTATGGGCACTTGCGCGTGAGCGCGGATACCGGCTGGGGAATATTGATTCAACCATCATTGCGCAAAAACCGAAGATGGCACCTTATATTCCCCAGATGACGGAGATTATTGCCCGTACGCTGGGTGCTGACGCAGCGAAGGTGAATGTAAAAGCAACAACGACCGAGCAGCTTGGCTTCGCAGGGCGCGGAGAGGGAATTGCCGCTCAATCTATTGTTTGTCTGCTGCAAGAGTGA
- a CDS encoding CtsR family transcriptional regulator, producing the protein MRNISDIIEQYLKNILHESPEGTVEIQRNDLADQFSCVPSQINYVISTRFTLEKGYVVESKRGGGGYIRIQRYELPQNVALYAHLNSTIGNDIDQNSAEGLIYQLEEARFLSKREACLMRSAVSRECLTVNLPYRDEIRAKLMKAMLISLLGK; encoded by the coding sequence ATGCGTAATATCTCCGATATTATTGAACAATATCTGAAGAATATTTTGCATGAAAGTCCCGAAGGTACGGTGGAAATTCAGCGCAATGATCTGGCGGACCAGTTCTCCTGTGTCCCGTCACAGATCAATTACGTCATCAGCACACGGTTCACATTGGAAAAGGGATATGTGGTGGAGAGCAAACGCGGCGGGGGTGGATATATCCGGATTCAGCGCTATGAGCTGCCTCAGAATGTGGCCTTATACGCACATCTGAACTCCACGATAGGGAATGATATTGATCAGAATTCTGCCGAAGGGCTGATTTATCAGCTGGAGGAGGCCCGTTTCCTCTCCAAACGTGAAGCGTGTCTGATGCGGTCTGCGGTTTCCCGGGAATGCCTGACGGTTAATCTGCCGTACCGGGATGAGATTCGTGCCAAGCTTATGAAGGCTATGCTAATCTCTTTATTGGGCAAATAA